In Candidatus Binatia bacterium, the sequence GCGCTCCTGCTCGCCAAGGATCCGTCCCTGAACGCCGCCTCGCTTCGGGACGTGATCGATGCCACCGCGGACGATGGCGTGGGTCATGATGCGCAGGATGCGCCCGGATGGGACCCCTACTACGGCTATGGGCGCATCAACTGCTTCCGGGCGCTCACCCTCGACCGGATCCCGGATCCTCCCGCGCTGTCCGCGCCTACGTTCCTGAATCCCACGGAGGGGAAGACCACGGCGATCACCGTTTCCGTGTCCGATCCCGACGGCGATCCGATCCGGAAGCTCGAGGCCGACGCGAGCGCGCTGCCTCGCGGCAACGACGCCTCGTTCGCCACCGACGCGGCCATGACGTCCGGCACCTGGTCCTGGACGCCGACCTACGACGACGCGGGCGGACCCTACCAGGTCACGTTCCGCGCCTACGATCCGCTGCGCGGCCAGGCGACGACCGCGATGTACGTGGGTAACGTGAATCGCCTGCCGGCGATGCTCGCCCCGGAGACGGCGGTCTTCGTGGAAACGGAGGCGGGGGGCTTCGACGTGCGGGGGACCGATCCGGACGGTGAGGAGCTCACCCTCGAGGCTACGGGCGTTCCCGTGGGAGCGACGTTCGAGGACCGCGCCGACAACACCGGCGCTTTTGCCTGGACGCCCGCGCGGGGGCAGGCCGGGACCTGCACCGTGACCTTCACCGCGCGCGACGGATGGAACGGAGCCGGCAGCGCGAGCACGCGCATCGACGTGCGCCGCATGAACCGCGCGCCGGTGGCCGAGGCGGGCGGACCCTACGCCGGCGTCGCGGGGGCGCCGGTCGCGTTCGACGGAAACGGGTCGAGCGATCCGGACGGCGACCTCCTGCGCTATTCGTGGTCGTTCGGCGACGGCGGCGAGGCGGCGGGGCCGGTGCCCTCGCACGCCTATGATCGCGGAGGCGATTACCGGGTGGTCCTGGAGGCGAGCGACGGCTCGCTCTCGGGGCGCGACTCGACGTCGGCACACGTCGCCGATGCGCTCCCGGCGCGCGCGTTCGCGGCCGACGGCCGGCGCTCGATCCCGCTCTCGGGGGGATCCGCACCGGTCTGCATCGGCCTCGAGCCGGCGGGCGGCTCGTATGGCAACGCCGACCTGGACCTCTCGTCGCTCGAGCTCGTCGCGGACGGCGGGCCGGCCGCGGGCGTCTCGCCCGAGCCCCGGGCCGTGGCCGAGGGAGATCGCGACCGGAACGGAGTGGCCGAGCTGTCACTCTGCTTCGACCGGGCCTCGCTCCGGCGGCTGTTCGCTCGCGTGAGCGGCCGGGACTCGGTGGCCGCGGCGGTCGAGGGGCGGCTGGTGAGCGGCGCCAGGGTCCGGGCGCCGATCGCCCTGGTCGTGGTGGGCGCGGGCGGCGCGATCCGCCTCTCCTCGAATCCGATGGCAGCCGGTGCCGTGGTCACCCTCCGGAGCAGCCGTTCCGGCCGCCTTCGCGTCCGGCTCTTCGACGCGCGGGGCCGCCTCGTGCGGACGCTGGCGGACGAAGCGGCGGCGGCGCCGGGATACCACGACGTGGCGCTCGAGGCGCGCTCGACGTCGGGAGACCGGCTTTCCTCCGGCATCTATTTCCTGCGCGCGGAGACGGCGGACGGGGTCGCGACGTCCCGCGTGGCGGTGCTCAAGTGATTTGGCCTGCCGCGCCCGGGAAGGTATCCTCTCGCCCATGACCGACCTCAACCCGCATGCCGAGCAGATGGCCGACGAATCGATGGTGCGCACGCTGGACGCGCAGGCGCGCGCCATCTGGCCCCAGGAATCGCAGCTGATCCGCCGCTACGGCCTGCGCGACGACATCCGCATCCTCGACGCCGGATGCGGGACCGGCGAGGGA encodes:
- a CDS encoding S8 family serine peptidase, producing the protein MIFVRTVPDRRVARIHRLLITAALVMTAAGASAVVAAAPLPRTIPPAAATARYDPSALLIKLKPGYRFTAGLARTGSASLDARLARAAAFEVSHLFTAARAGRPMNAELGTDRVYRIRLRGPDDIPALVAALSRESGVEWAEPDYEGSAAETPASGSMVPNDPEFDHQWALRNTGQVPGIGPSTPGADIRATEGWAVTTGDSGVVVAVLDSGIRYEYPDFAGRVWVNRGEIPGNGVDDDGNGYVDDVRGYNFADANAEVLDDLGHGNAVSGVIGATSNDGLGYCGLDWACRLMPVKILNREGVGLYSWWISGIDYAVKNGARILNMSLVGDHASLALQTAIRYAYAQGCLLVAAAGNSGDSTRYVPASYDAEVLAVGATDRNDRRAAFSTYGNHLDVVAPGEDVAVLTLGTETYSSYGSGTSFASPMVAGLAALLLAKDPSLNAASLRDVIDATADDGVGHDAQDAPGWDPYYGYGRINCFRALTLDRIPDPPALSAPTFLNPTEGKTTAITVSVSDPDGDPIRKLEADASALPRGNDASFATDAAMTSGTWSWTPTYDDAGGPYQVTFRAYDPLRGQATTAMYVGNVNRLPAMLAPETAVFVETEAGGFDVRGTDPDGEELTLEATGVPVGATFEDRADNTGAFAWTPARGQAGTCTVTFTARDGWNGAGSASTRIDVRRMNRAPVAEAGGPYAGVAGAPVAFDGNGSSDPDGDLLRYSWSFGDGGEAAGPVPSHAYDRGGDYRVVLEASDGSLSGRDSTSAHVADALPARAFAADGRRSIPLSGGSAPVCIGLEPAGGSYGNADLDLSSLELVADGGPAAGVSPEPRAVAEGDRDRNGVAELSLCFDRASLRRLFARVSGRDSVAAAVEGRLVSGARVRAPIALVVVGAGGAIRLSSNPMAAGAVVTLRSSRSGRLRVRLFDARGRLVRTLADEAAAAPGYHDVALEARSTSGDRLSSGIYFLRAETADGVATSRVAVLK